One Dictyostelium discoideum AX4 chromosome 3 chromosome, whole genome shotgun sequence genomic region harbors:
- a CDS encoding hypothetical protein (Beta-eliminating lyase), whose translation MSGESGFKNKSISEIVKEIYENIDGMTMSGKKDGNSNIGGFIATRHKEWYDKASIVNIIYEGYVTYGGMTGRDMGAMAQGLNESMDFEYLKSRCKQVEYLANKLDKYGVPFQRPFGEHALFIDAKKILGHIPIDDLIAQTLAIEIYLEGGVGSVEIGTLLADRDPITQEN comes from the exons atg TCTGGTGAATCaggatttaaaaataaatcaatctCAGAAATAGTTAAAGaaatttatgaaaatatCGATGGAATGACAATGAGTGGTAAAAAAGATGGAAATTCAAACATTGGTGGTTTCATTGCAACAAGACATAAGGAATGGTATGATAAAGCAAGTATTGTTAATATCATTTATGAAGGATATGTAACATATGGTGGTATGACAGGTAGAGATATGGGTGCAATGGCTCAAGGTTTAAATGAATCAATggattttgaatatttaaaatcaagATGTAAACAAGTTGAATATCTTGCAAATAAACTTGATAAATATGGTGTTCCATTTCAAAGACCATTTGGAGAACATGCGTTATTCATTGATGCAAAGAAAATACTTGGTCATATTccaattgatgatttaattgcTCAAACATTAGctattgaaatttatttagaaGGAGGTGTAGGAAGTGTTGAAATTGGCACCCTTTTAGCCGATAGAGATCCAATTACTCAAGAAAACTGA
- a CDS encoding hypothetical protein (Beta-eliminating lyase), translating into MKVVAVTLKNVYDKRLKVKSGYKIIHEAPILRHFTVELEKL; encoded by the coding sequence ATGAAAGTAGTAGCTGTAACACTTAAAAATGTTTATGATAAAAGATTAAAAGTTAAAAGTggttataaaattattcatGAAGCACCAATTCTCAGACATTTTACTGTTGAATTAGAAaagttataa
- a CDS encoding hypothetical protein (Beta-eliminating lyase): MKFKMISIPVGEHALFIDAKKILGHIPIDDLIAQTLAIEIYLEGGVRGVEIGTLLADRDPITHENRYPQLEFVRLAIPRRSYTNNHMKAVAVTLKNVYDKRFEIKSGYKIIHEAPILRHFMLN; this comes from the exons atgaaatttaaaatgattt cAATACCAGTTGGAGAACATGCGTTATTCATTGATGCAAAGAAAATACTTGGTCATATTccaattgatgatttaattgcTCAAACATTAGctattgaaatttatttagaaGGAGGTGTAAGAGGTGTTGAAATAGGTACCCTTTTAGCTGATAGAGATCCAATTACTCACGAAAATAGATATCCTCAATTAGAGTTTGTAAGACTAGCAATTCCAAGAAGATCATATACAAATAATCATATGAAAGCCGTAGCTGTAACACTTAAAAATGTATATGATAaaagatttgaaattaaaagtggttataaaattattcatGAAGCACCAATTCTAAGACATTTTATGTTGAATTAG
- a CDS encoding RabGAP/TBC domain-containing protein: protein MALAFPPHAIQAILEIEGSLLNNRLFQNLDEELNLQPQSLRESRVQKSSINRYSKFKKILQDPIIDLEALRTLSWGGIPTDHRPLVWKLLLNYLPLEQKNHNKVLFDKRNQYKQLVNKFYHTPTTTAADEKILNQVRLDVPRTIPKGFSNTTLFKSAILHNCLERILYVWSLSNPLISYFQGLNDIPAQYLLVFLSQYIHLWGDLKDLNDDILEKVEADTFWCFSLMMNNLKNRFIDFGEGIQRMSERLKELVKLKDSSLSDHLEEERCDFVLFSIRWMICLLCREFDYTLSTRLWDSYIAHGPNFGHFHIYICAALITTSEWVTHLKQKEFSDAIVFLQHLPTHTWNICHIDYLLVRAYKIFLLEVKSLVKNSLNSLIINNNNNNNNNNNNNNNNNNNNNNNNNNNNNNNNNNNSNIENNNNNNNIENEKENNVNNNIIVNNNLILNSQMKEIHNLYKKTIENPPMVEENDNPVMIKSSNINSQQQIFKQSIQQIHQQVLVSSLSNENMINAEMIEKVLEIIPTNLLDFSVLSPEDADKELVKHVTMHLVLIMATLLLTSVVLLIVIITSTLTITSMEFYNNNSNKPPKKNNYDLD from the exons ATGGCACTT gcATTTCCGCCACATGCAATTCAAGCAATATTGGAAATTGAAGgtagtttattaaataataggttatttcaaaatttagatgaggaattaaatttacaaccACAATCATTAAGAGAGAGTAGAGTACAAAAATCATCAATCAATagatattcaaaatttaaaaagatacTCCAAGATCCAATTATAGATTTAGAAGCATTAAGAACTTTATCATGGGGTGGTATACCAACTGACCATAGACCATTAGtttggaaattattatta aATTATTTACCTTTAGAACAAAAGAATCATAATAaagtattatttgataaaagaaaccaatataaacaattggtaaataaattttatcatACACCAACAACTACAGCAGCAGatgaaaaaatattgaatcaaGTAAGATTGGATGTACCAAGAACTATACCAAAAGGTTTCAGTAATacaacattatttaaaagtgcAATACTTCATAATTGTTTAGAGAGAATTTTATATGTTTGGTCGTTATCAAATCCTTTAATTTCCTATTTCCAAGGTTTAAATGATATTCCTGCTCAATatttattagtatttttatCACAATATATAC atttatGGGGTGacttaaaagatttaaatgatgatataTTAGAAAAAGTTGAAGCAGATACATTTTGGTGTTTTTCATTAATGatgaataatttaaagaatagaTTTATAGATTTTGGAGAAGGTATTCAAAGGATGTCAGAGAGGTTAAAGGAATTGGTTAAACTAAAGGATTCAAGCCTATCAGATCATTTAGAAGAAGAAAGATgtgattttgttttgttttcaATTAGATGGATGATTTGTTTATTGTGTAGAGAATTCGATTATACTCTCTCAACCAGATTATGGGATTCATATATTGCACATGGTCCAAATTTTGGTCATTTTCATATCTACATTTGTGCCGCTCTTATCACTACAAGTGAATGGGTAActcatttaaaacaaaaagaattttCAGATGCAATCGTTTTCCTTCAACATTTACCAACTCATACTTGGAATATTTGTCATATAGATTATCTATTAGTTAGAgcttataaaatatttttattagaaGTTAAATCTTTagttaaaaattctttaaattctttaattattaataataataataataataataataataataataataataataataataataataataataataataataataataataataataataataataataataataatagtaatatagaaaataataacaataataataatattgaaaacgaaaaagaaaataatgtaaataataatataattgtaaataataatttaattttaaattcacaaatgaaagaaattcataatttatataaaaagacTATTGAAAATCCACCAATGGTggaagaaaatgataatcCAGTAATGATAAAGTcaagtaatattaattctcaacaacaaattttcaaacaatcaattcaacaaattcatcaaCAAGTATTAGTTTCATCactttcaaatgaaaatatgaTAAATGCTGAAATGATTGAAAAGGTTTTAGAGATAATTCCAACCAATCTATTGGATTTTTCAGTTTTATCACCAGAGGATGCTGATAAAGAGTTGGTTAAACATGTTACAATGCATTTGGTGTTGATAATGGCAACCTTATTACTCACTAGTGTTGTACTTTTAATTGTTATCATAACTTCAACCCTTACAATTACTTCAATggaattttataataataatagtaataaacctccaaaaaaaaataattatgatttggattaa